One genomic segment of Styela clava chromosome 3, kaStyClav1.hap1.2, whole genome shotgun sequence includes these proteins:
- the LOC120343144 gene encoding vimentin isoform X1: MFENPFGKVEYVTSTPKSYLSSQVESKNMEQKEVAYNSYDGVSGGKVTYQSTSVSYGPSSYQAMFGKSHKSGYATSGYATYGKLNRYGYGEGSIQATSVSESFAQLPGILSTRSEEKQELSVLNNRFATYIDKVRRLESQNRALATKITELESTRTVVSRSGDIYDDELARLRREIEKLTHDKAEAEIQLHNCVMELKDCEKRLKAESDARCNAEKLVKSLRKDVDDATLSRIDLERKLETLQEELELLKATTSEDMEMMKSQVTVKHEEVFDAPIPTADLTDSLRDIRIAYEQLSKSNAYDVEKVYKNTIADLQQQIKTSNAALGDSKSALLDTRRQLQSISVEIEGLRSTNSSLEGQVSDLQDRMEKEGEQSQRRIDELEEELQKSRDDMARHLADYNKLMNIKLSLDLEISTYRKLLEGEEVRISKNSSRDASGYDIEKSITGKRRGISSADSDKNHDASSYHEDDIINLMIDGDDVEALEECSQNIAPNDAKRDNSSSDSHSEEGDPA, encoded by the exons ATGTTTGAGAATCCGTTTGGGAAGGTCGAGTACGTAACATCCACACCAAAATCCTATTTGTCAAGCCAAGTCGAATCAAAAAATATGGAACAGAAAG AAGTCGCTTACAACAGTTACGATGGAGTCAGTGGAGGTAAAGTTACGTACCAGTCAACGTCGGTATCCTACGGACCATCCAGTTATCAAGCTATGTTCGGTAAAAGCCACAAGTCTGGATATGCAACGTCTGGGTATGCAACGTATGGAAAGCTGAATAGATACGG ATATGGGGAAGGCTCCATTCAAGCCACATCTGTAAGTGAAAGCTTCGCCCAACTCCCTGGTATTCTGAGCACACGAAGCGAAGAAAAACAAGAATTGAGCGTCCTTAACAATCGATTTGCTACTTACATCGACAAAGTAAGAAGGTTGGAATCGCAAAACAGAGCCTTGGCGACAAAAATTACGGAG CTCGAATCCACAAGAACAGTAGTCAGTAGATCTGGAGATATATATGATGATGAACTAGCAAGACTCCGACGCGAGATTGAGAAATTAACTCATGACAAGGCTGAAGCCGAAATTCAATTGCACAACTGTGTCATGGAGCTTAAAGATTGTGAAAAGAG ACTCAAGGCCGAGAGCGATGCTAGGTGTAATGCAGAAAAATTGGTCAAATCTCTTAGAAAAGACGTTGACGATGCCACTTTGTCAAGAATCGATTTGGAAAGAAAACTGGAAACTCTTCAAGAAGAACTTGAACTTTTAAAGGCTACAACGTCTGAG GATATGGAAATGATGAAATCACAAGTGACGGTGAAACATGAAGAAGTCTTCGATGCTCCAATTCCGACCGCTGATTTGACTGACTCACTGAGGGATATTCGCATTGCATATGAGCAACTGTCAAAGAGCAATGCGTATGATGTAGAGAAGGTCTACAAGAATACG ATCGCAGATCTTCAGCAGCAGATAAAGACCAGCAATGCAGCTCTTGGCGATTCAAAGTCTGCTCTGTTGGATACTCGTCGTCAGCTGCAAAGCATTTCTGTGGAAATCGAAGGATTGAGAAGCACG AATTCTTCCTTGGAAGGCCAAGTTTCGGACTTGCAAGATCGCATGGAGAAAGAGGGTGAGCAATCTCAAAGAAGGATTGAC GAACTGGAGGAAGAATTACAAAAATCCAGGGATGATATGGCACGCCATCTTGCTGATTACAACAAGTTGATGAACATCAAACTTTCCTTGGATCTCGAGATTTCTACATACAGAAAGCTGCTGGAAGGAGAAGAAGTGAG gaTCAGTAAGAATTCTAGTAGAGATGCAAGTGGATATGACATCGAGAAGAGTATTACag GTAAGCGGCGTGGCATTTCATCAGCTGACAGTGACAAAAATCACGATGCATCATCGTATCACGAAGATGATATTATAAATCTCATGATAGACGGAGATGACGTAGAAGCCCTAGAAGAATGCAGCCAAAATATTGCTCCAAATGACGCGAAGAGGGATAACTCGTCATCTGATAGCCATTCCGAAGAGGGTGATCCAGCATGA
- the LOC120343144 gene encoding vimentin isoform X2, whose protein sequence is MFENPFGKVEYVTSTPKSYLSSQVESKNMEQKEVAYNSYDGVSGGKVTYQSTSVSYGPSSYQAMFGKSHKSGYATSGYATYGKLNRYGYGEGSIQATSVSESFAQLPGILSTRSEEKQELSVLNNRFATYIDKVRRLESQNRALATKITELESTRTVVSRSGDIYDDELARLRREIEKLTHDKAEAEIQLHNCVMELKDCEKRLKAESDARCNAEKLVKSLRKDVDDATLSRIDLERKLETLQEELELLKATTSEDMEMMKSQVTVKHEEVFDAPIPTADLTDSLRDIRIAYEQLSKSNAYDVEKVYKNTIADLQQQIKTSNAALGDSKSALLDTRRQLQSISVEIEGLRSTNSSLEGQVSDLQDRMEKEGEQSQRRIDELEEELQKSRDDMARHLADYNKLMNIKLSLDLEISTYRKLLEGEEVRISKNSSRDASGYDIEKSITVQSVSVSSTKSIESQPRILVREEVTTRSGSSSSSSSSDSD, encoded by the exons ATGTTTGAGAATCCGTTTGGGAAGGTCGAGTACGTAACATCCACACCAAAATCCTATTTGTCAAGCCAAGTCGAATCAAAAAATATGGAACAGAAAG AAGTCGCTTACAACAGTTACGATGGAGTCAGTGGAGGTAAAGTTACGTACCAGTCAACGTCGGTATCCTACGGACCATCCAGTTATCAAGCTATGTTCGGTAAAAGCCACAAGTCTGGATATGCAACGTCTGGGTATGCAACGTATGGAAAGCTGAATAGATACGG ATATGGGGAAGGCTCCATTCAAGCCACATCTGTAAGTGAAAGCTTCGCCCAACTCCCTGGTATTCTGAGCACACGAAGCGAAGAAAAACAAGAATTGAGCGTCCTTAACAATCGATTTGCTACTTACATCGACAAAGTAAGAAGGTTGGAATCGCAAAACAGAGCCTTGGCGACAAAAATTACGGAG CTCGAATCCACAAGAACAGTAGTCAGTAGATCTGGAGATATATATGATGATGAACTAGCAAGACTCCGACGCGAGATTGAGAAATTAACTCATGACAAGGCTGAAGCCGAAATTCAATTGCACAACTGTGTCATGGAGCTTAAAGATTGTGAAAAGAG ACTCAAGGCCGAGAGCGATGCTAGGTGTAATGCAGAAAAATTGGTCAAATCTCTTAGAAAAGACGTTGACGATGCCACTTTGTCAAGAATCGATTTGGAAAGAAAACTGGAAACTCTTCAAGAAGAACTTGAACTTTTAAAGGCTACAACGTCTGAG GATATGGAAATGATGAAATCACAAGTGACGGTGAAACATGAAGAAGTCTTCGATGCTCCAATTCCGACCGCTGATTTGACTGACTCACTGAGGGATATTCGCATTGCATATGAGCAACTGTCAAAGAGCAATGCGTATGATGTAGAGAAGGTCTACAAGAATACG ATCGCAGATCTTCAGCAGCAGATAAAGACCAGCAATGCAGCTCTTGGCGATTCAAAGTCTGCTCTGTTGGATACTCGTCGTCAGCTGCAAAGCATTTCTGTGGAAATCGAAGGATTGAGAAGCACG AATTCTTCCTTGGAAGGCCAAGTTTCGGACTTGCAAGATCGCATGGAGAAAGAGGGTGAGCAATCTCAAAGAAGGATTGAC GAACTGGAGGAAGAATTACAAAAATCCAGGGATGATATGGCACGCCATCTTGCTGATTACAACAAGTTGATGAACATCAAACTTTCCTTGGATCTCGAGATTTCTACATACAGAAAGCTGCTGGAAGGAGAAGAAGTGAG gaTCAGTAAGAATTCTAGTAGAGATGCAAGTGGATATGACATCGAGAAGAGTATTACag TACAATCCGTGTCTGTATCGTCAACCAAGTCAATTGAGAGCCAACCAAGGATTCTGGTGAGAGAAGAAGTTACCACGAGATCCGGTTCAAGCTCGTCCTCGTCGTCTTCAGATTCCGACTAG